CTAACTTCCACATCCCGGCGGAAATTGATGAAATCCTCTCCTTCGTATACTTCCGGCAAAGAGTTCACCATTGAAAGTCCCCATGTACCACTGAAATTGATAATCGGTTTCGTTGAACTTGTTCCTTTCTTGGTAGTAATCAGCACAACGCCATTGGCTGCCTTCGCACCATAAACGGCTGTGGAACTGGCGTCTTTCAATACGTCTATCTGCTCAATGTCGTTAGGATTGATGTCGGTCATCTGTCCCGAATAGATTACTCCGTCCAATACAATCAGAGGCTCAAGGGAAGATTTATCCGTACTCGTTGCACGCAGGTTGTTTTTACCACGCACCATCATGCTGGTGTTACCCTTCGTATCGGTTTCGATACCTACCGAAAGTCCGGCCACACCCGTGCGGAGCATATCCTGAACAGTTTTCGGTTGTTCTTTTTCAAGGTCGCTGGCTTTCAAGGATGCCACGGCTCCGGTCAGGTCTTTCTTCTTCATTACACCGTAACCTACCACTACGACCTCCTCCAGTGTCTTGGAGTCTTCCTTCATTTTGATGATAGACTTCTGCCCGGCTTTCACCGTCTGAGTCGTATAACCGATATACGAGATCTGAAGCGAAGATCCGAAAGGCGCTTCCAGTTTGTAGTTACCGTCAATATCGGTAATCACACCGGTCGTTGTGCCGGCTACCAAAACATTAGCTCCGATAATGGGCTCTCCGTTCTCGTCTACAACTTTACCGATGATTGTAGTCGCCTTGCCCGTTTGTGCCGGAGTACTCTTTTTGGGGAACAAGGCAATCTGTGTGCTGGTCACTTCAAATGACAGGTCAATGCCTTTCAGCATTTCTCCTACCGCTTTGGATACAGGAACCTGTTTCACGTTCAGGCTGACTTCCTGTTTCACATTTACTTGTGTTGCGTCATAAAAGAAGGTATAGCCGCTGGTTTTCTCAATGCGTGCCATAGCTTCGGACAATGGAATTTTCGAGAAGCTTATCGTTATCATCTTCTCTTTTACTTGTGCAGAAAGTACAACGCTAAAAAATAATAGCGTTAAAAGTGCAAAATGCTTTTTTAAATTCATATTTTTGCGATATTAAAAGTTAACTGTAAGGAGGCTGCATTAAAATGGGTCAGATTTTAATGTTCACTCACTTTCTTCGGTTAATAAAAAACTTGATTTGGTAGGGGGGAAAGCCGGAAGCGGAACTTCCCCCTTATTTATTCTATATCTTCATTATATCATAGGCTCGCCTTTCTCTCTTACTTATTTGTCAAAAAAATCATTTTACCGATATTGAACTCGGATATTTGCATTGTGTGTTACCACTTATTGTTTCTGCTTCGGTAAAATTGTCAACATATTCTCATCATTAAATTCATAGTTGATAGGATGAATGCGCGACATGATTCGCATGATTTCTTCCAACGGTTCGTGCCGCAAGGTGAATGTGTATCTGTACTGTTCCTGCAATTCCGGAGACAAATTTATCTTCACATTATACCATTTGGACAGAAGAGGGCAAATCTCATCCAACGGCCTGTTTTTAAATACAATCTGATTGCTTGCCCACGAGACAGCCAACTCGATATCTCCTTTTTCTATTTGAAGCCGTCCGTTACGCTTGTTGAAAGTACCGACTTCTCCCGGATGCAGAAAACGGGTTTCCGCTTTCGTCTCCAACGACACCGAACCTTCTTTCAGGCTGACAAATGTATTTTCCGAACCGGGAAAGGATTCTACATTGAATTTTGTACCGTGTACGGTGATTTTCATTCCTTCGGTTTCAACGACGAAAGGATGATCTTTATCGTGGGCCACATCAAAGTAAGCCTCTCCATTCAACCGGACATTTCTGTTTTTCGAATAATAATTCGTATTATAAGTAAGCGAAGTAGCCGAATGAATCCATACATTCGACCCGTCCGGCAGAGCTACTTCCGATTTACCTCCCCAATTGGAATAGGTTTGTTGCGCCATTTCCGGCTGACCGATCTTTATACCTATATATAAAGAAACAGAAAGGAAGACAGCCACAACTACGCAGGCAGCCGCAACATAGCGTTGAAAACGGGGGAAAGCCCACAAACGAACAAGTTGTTCCTTATCTTTGAGATTCACTTCAACTTTATCTTCAGACCTTTCCATATCTTCAGCTTGTCTCCGTTCAGCCTCCTCACACTCCTCCATACGCTGCATCAACTCTTTCCAGTAGAAATCTACGTCCGGCGTATAATTGATAACTTTAGCACGCACCTTTTCCCAAACTCCCCGAAGTTCTTCATACACCTTCCGGTTCTCATCGATAGACACCCACTCCTCCAAGTGCTTTTTATCAGCATCGGAGATGTCTTGTTTCAGGTCGGAAATGATTAACTCCCAAGGTATTTCTTTTTTCATGCTTCGCTGTCGTTTTTAACTGTTACCGATACTAAGACACAAAAAACGAATCATACCCTTATTCAGAAAAGCATTTTTTTAGTTTCTACTAAAAAAATATTCTTTAACTTTGCAACGTCTCACTAACCTAATTACAAACACTATGGACGATATGTTCCTTTTGCAATTGATAAAGAATGGTGATAAGCAGGCGTTCAAGTACGTCTTCGATACTTATTTCACTGTTCTTTGCCGCTTTATGTATTTGTATTTAGGAGATACACAAGAAGCGGAAGATATAGCAAGTGACATCTTTGCGTCCGTATGGGAAAACAGAAAAAAACTTGAAATCAGGCTTACTTTCAAAGCTTATCTTTTTCAGGCTGCCAAAAACAGGTGTCTGAACGCTATACGGGACAGAAAGGCTACTGTCTCACTGGACGACATCAACGGACAGGACACTCCGCAAGTAAGCATCACCGATTCACTGGAAACAGAAGAACTGAATAATTTAATTCAGGAGGCTATCCTGTCACTTCCCGAAAAATGTCGTGAGGTATTTCTGCAAAGCCGCACGAAGAATCTGACAAACCAGGAAATCGCGGAGTCAATGGATATATCTGTCAAGACAGTAGAGGCACAAATCACGAAAGCGCTGAAACAAATCCGGAAGTTCTTGGGTACACAATATCAATATTTGTTCTAAGTTTCCCGGCAGATAAAAGATGGAATGATCCTACTTCTTTTCCGCCAGATAAACCCCTAATATGATGCAAGCCGCCCCCATTAACGTAATCCATGTGATTTGTTCGTGGAGAATGAGCACCGAAGCCACCATCGTCACCAACGGATTCAAATAGATATAATTGGAAGCCCGCATCGTTCCCAGCTGTTTCAAAACCACATTCCAAAGAATATAGCAGATCAAAGAAGCCAGGACTGCCAGGAACAAGAGATTGGACAAT
The nucleotide sequence above comes from Bacteroides caccae. Encoded proteins:
- a CDS encoding FecR family protein — protein: MKKEIPWELIISDLKQDISDADKKHLEEWVSIDENRKVYEELRGVWEKVRAKVINYTPDVDFYWKELMQRMEECEEAERRQAEDMERSEDKVEVNLKDKEQLVRLWAFPRFQRYVAAACVVVAVFLSVSLYIGIKIGQPEMAQQTYSNWGGKSEVALPDGSNVWIHSATSLTYNTNYYSKNRNVRLNGEAYFDVAHDKDHPFVVETEGMKITVHGTKFNVESFPGSENTFVSLKEGSVSLETKAETRFLHPGEVGTFNKRNGRLQIEKGDIELAVSWASNQIVFKNRPLDEICPLLSKWYNVKINLSPELQEQYRYTFTLRHEPLEEIMRIMSRIHPINYEFNDENMLTILPKQKQ
- a CDS encoding RNA polymerase sigma-70 factor yields the protein MDDMFLLQLIKNGDKQAFKYVFDTYFTVLCRFMYLYLGDTQEAEDIASDIFASVWENRKKLEIRLTFKAYLFQAAKNRCLNAIRDRKATVSLDDINGQDTPQVSITDSLETEELNNLIQEAILSLPEKCREVFLQSRTKNLTNQEIAESMDISVKTVEAQITKALKQIRKFLGTQYQYLF